AAAAACTTTATGACGACGGATATAATATTTACGGAATAGACTTTTCAAATGAGATGCTAAAAAAGGCAAAACAAAAAATGCCTAATGCAGAACTTTTGCAATTTGATTTTACCGATGGTCTCCCTAAGGAATTTGAGCAAAAACAATTCGATGTTATACTCAGTACCTATGCAATTCATCACATAGATGACGAAGCAAAAAAATTATATATTCTGAAGCTGTTAAAATCCTTAAACCCAAAGGGTATTCTTATCTTCGGCGATGTTGCATTTGAAACGGAAAAAGATATGGAAGCTGCAAGAAAAAAAGACTATGAAGAATGGGATGATGAAGAATATTATTTAATTGCCGAAAGATTTAATTTATGGTTTCCGTATCTAAAAACGG
The DNA window shown above is from Treponema denticola and carries:
- a CDS encoding class I SAM-dependent methyltransferase; the encoded protein is MLDSKGFDLWSDNYDSQVEISDEENVYPFAGYKKVLSTVYEKVRKQNPKNILDIGFGTGILAKKLYDDGYNIYGIDFSNEMLKKAKQKMPNAELLQFDFTDGLPKEFEQKQFDVILSTYAIHHIDDEAKKLYILKLLKSLNPKGILIFGDVAFETEKDMEAARKKDYEEWDDEEYYLIAERFNLWFPYLKTDFIKISYCSGVCTIYKE